Proteins from one Ahaetulla prasina isolate Xishuangbanna chromosome 2, ASM2864084v1, whole genome shotgun sequence genomic window:
- the LOC131193246 gene encoding small nuclear ribonucleoprotein Sm D2-like encodes MSLLNKPKSEMIPEELLKQVEEEFNTGPLSVLTQSIKNNTQVLINCHNNKKLLEHVKAFDRHCNMVLENIKEMSTEVSKGKKSKLVNKDRYISNMFLRGDLVIIVLRNPLIAGK; translated from the exons ATGAGCCTCTTAAACAAGCCCAAAAGTGAGATGATCCCCGAAGAACTGCTAAAACAGGTGGAGGAGGAATTCAACACAGGGCCTCTGTCAGTGCTCACACAATCCATTA aaaataacacccAGGTACTCATCAATTGTCACAATAACAAGAAGCTTCTGGAACATGTCAAGGCCTTTGATAGGCACTGCAACATGGTGTTAGAGAACATCAAGGAGATGTCGACTGAGGTGTCCAAAGGCAAGAAGTCTAAGCTGGTCAACAAAGACCGTTACATCTCGAACATGTTCCTGCGGGGAGATTTGGTCATCATAGTGCTGAGGAATCCCCTGATTGCTGGCAAGTAA